In Erwinia sp. SLM-02, the genomic window CTCGATAGGCTGTTCTTCACCGGGTGCCTGAAGCAGCCGCTCAACCTGCGCCTCTGAGAGATCCTTAGGCAAACGCTGCGGCAGTTTGGGGGAAGAGAGCAACGCGCTCGGGTCGTCCGCGCGCAGTTTTTCCCGGTAAAGGTACTGAAACAGACGGCGCATTGCGCTCAGCAAACGTGCCGAACTGCTGGCCTTATACCCCCCTTCCAGCCTTTCGGCCAGGAAGCTTTGCAGGTTAACGCTGTCCGCGTCCAGCAGCGTCAGCTGATGATGCGCGAGCCAGTCGGTCATCAATCGCAGATCGAGCCGATAGGAGATGACGGTATTTTTCGCCAGATTGCGCTCGATCCATAAGGCATCAAGAAACTGTTCAATCAGATCGCTGTCCTGCACGCTATTTCCTCCAGGTCAGGGTTTACGGCGATTATGCCTTATTGTTACCCATATCTGGTATTATCGCTGCCATGCCTGAAGAAAAATGAGTTTTACTTCCATGAATATTGGTCTGTTTTACGGCTCCAGCACCTGTTACACCGAAATGGCGGCCGAGAAAATTCGCGATTTTATCGGCGATGATTTGGTGACGTTGCATAACCTGAAAGATGACTCGCCGCGCCTGATGGAGCAGTATGATTTGTTAATTCTGGGGATCCCCACCTGGGATTTTGGTGAGCTGCAGGAGGACTGGGAAGCGATCTGGACCGATCTGCCCGATCTCAATTTACGCGGTAAAATCGTCGCGCTGTACGGCATGGGCGATCAGGGCGAATACAGCGAATGGTTCCTTGATGCGCTCGGCATGCTGCATGAGGTCCTGGCACCGATTGGCGTCCAGTTTGTTGGCCGCTGGCCGATTGAAGGCTACGAGTTTACCAGCAAGAAGCCGCTGACCGCGGACGGACAGCAGTTTGTCGGCCTGGCGCTGGATGATGTTAACCAGTTTGAGCAGACC contains:
- the fldB gene encoding flavodoxin FldB, with amino-acid sequence MNIGLFYGSSTCYTEMAAEKIRDFIGDDLVTLHNLKDDSPRLMEQYDLLILGIPTWDFGELQEDWEAIWTDLPDLNLRGKIVALYGMGDQGEYSEWFLDALGMLHEVLAPIGVQFVGRWPIEGYEFTSKKPLTADGQQFVGLALDDVNQFEQTDERIAQWCEQILTEMAELL